A window of the Oscillospiraceae bacterium NTUH-002-81 genome harbors these coding sequences:
- a CDS encoding aminotransferase class I/II-fold pyridoxal phosphate-dependent enzyme, whose amino-acid sequence MTGYAQRTKEELQQLKKELEKQYEDAKGKGLKLDMSRGKPSAAQLDLSMGIMDVLTSESVLKTEAGLDCRNYGVLDGIPEAKKLMADMMEVAPEQVIVYGNSSLNIMYDTVSRSVTHGVLGSTPWCKLDQVKFLCPVPGYDRHFAITEHFGIEMINVPMSPEGPDMDLVEKLVAEDASVKGIWCVPKYSNPQGYSYSDETIRRFANLKPAAEDIRIYWDNAYCIHHLYDDNQVEQPEILAECAKAGNPDMVYKFSSTSKVTFPGSGIAALAASEANLSEIRKQMTIQTIGHDKLNQLRHVRFFGDIEGMKKHMSKQAAILRPKFEAVTDILEKELGGLGIGEWTKPLGGYFISFDALPGCAKAIVAKCKEAGVVMTGAGATFPYGKDPKDSNIRIAPSFPTPEEMAQAADLFALCVKLVSVDKLLEA is encoded by the coding sequence ATGACCGGGTACGCACAGAGAACGAAGGAAGAATTGCAGCAGTTAAAGAAGGAGCTGGAGAAGCAGTATGAGGATGCCAAGGGCAAGGGCCTGAAGCTGGATATGTCCAGAGGAAAGCCGTCTGCAGCACAGCTTGACCTTTCCATGGGAATCATGGATGTCCTCACCAGCGAGAGTGTCCTGAAGACAGAAGCGGGACTGGACTGCCGCAATTACGGCGTTCTGGACGGTATTCCGGAGGCCAAAAAGCTGATGGCAGATATGATGGAGGTAGCGCCGGAGCAGGTGATCGTGTACGGCAATTCCAGCCTGAATATCATGTACGACACCGTATCCCGGTCTGTGACCCATGGCGTATTGGGAAGCACACCCTGGTGCAAGCTGGATCAGGTGAAGTTCCTCTGCCCGGTGCCCGGCTATGACCGGCACTTTGCCATCACCGAGCATTTTGGCATCGAGATGATCAACGTGCCCATGTCCCCGGAAGGCCCGGATATGGATCTGGTGGAAAAACTGGTGGCAGAGGATGCATCCGTCAAGGGCATCTGGTGTGTGCCGAAATATTCCAATCCCCAGGGCTATTCCTATTCCGATGAGACCATCCGCCGTTTTGCCAATCTGAAGCCTGCGGCAGAGGATATCCGGATTTACTGGGACAATGCCTACTGTATTCATCATTTATACGACGACAACCAGGTGGAGCAGCCGGAGATTCTGGCAGAATGTGCCAAGGCCGGCAACCCGGATATGGTTTATAAATTCTCTTCCACATCCAAGGTAACCTTCCCCGGCTCCGGTATCGCTGCGCTGGCAGCATCGGAGGCAAACTTAAGCGAGATCCGCAAGCAGATGACCATTCAGACCATCGGCCACGACAAACTCAACCAGCTGCGCCATGTGCGTTTCTTCGGCGATATCGAGGGCATGAAGAAACATATGAGCAAGCAGGCAGCTATCCTGCGTCCGAAATTCGAGGCAGTGACAGATATTCTGGAAAAAGAGCTGGGCGGCCTTGGCATCGGCGAGTGGACAAAGCCGCTGGGAGGCTACTTTATTTCCTTTGACGCGCTCCCGGGCTGCGCAAAGGCCATCGTGGCAAAATGCAAGGAGGCCGGTGTGGTCATGACCGGTGCAGGCGCTACCTTCCCTTACGGAAAGGATCCGAAAGACAGCAACATCCGTATCGCGCCGTCCTTCCCCACACCGGAGGAAATGGCACAGGCCGCAGATCTGTTTGCACTTTGTGTGAAGCTGGTCAGCGTGGACAAGCTGCTGGAAGCATAA
- a CDS encoding MATE family efflux transporter, whose amino-acid sequence MTEEKKPAANPMGTKPVMRLLLTMAVPPMISMFTTSMYNIVDSMYVSAMGEKALTAVSLVFPLQNIILSVAVGVGVGMNSLISRAVGAGRGEEADEVASQAMLAVLLHFVGFVLIGLFLAKPYLAMYTKDAEILGMSTTYGRIVMCASFGTLIYLVLEKIFQAEGIMYVPMGCQLVGAVVNIILDPIMIFGKFGCPKMGVAGAAIATVIGQIVSLVLIVMLYRRGGSQVKVRLEYMRFNGIIMGNIYKIAIPSTLVMCMPSILVSVLNGILTSASQVGVAAFGLYYKLQTFVYQPSSGLVQALRPIVGYNYGARNYKRMNETVRTGLLVVGVIMTVGTVLFLAVPGFILSFFHAQGELLTISTACLRIISTGFIISSVGVVLAGTFEALGIGKYSLTISLLRQMTVIPILAPIMVRIAGLNGIWVTFPLAEIAAAVVGGLLYRKVLRHLPGQNA is encoded by the coding sequence ATGACAGAAGAAAAGAAACCTGCGGCGAATCCCATGGGGACGAAGCCGGTGATGAGATTGTTGCTGACCATGGCAGTGCCGCCGATGATTTCCATGTTTACCACATCCATGTATAACATTGTGGACAGCATGTACGTATCTGCCATGGGAGAAAAGGCCCTGACGGCGGTATCCCTTGTTTTTCCGTTACAGAATATCATCCTGTCTGTGGCGGTGGGCGTGGGTGTCGGCATGAACTCCCTCATTTCCCGGGCGGTGGGCGCCGGACGGGGAGAGGAGGCAGACGAGGTGGCCAGCCAGGCCATGCTGGCGGTGCTGTTGCATTTTGTCGGGTTCGTGCTTATTGGCCTGTTTCTGGCAAAGCCCTATCTTGCCATGTATACAAAAGATGCCGAGATTCTCGGCATGAGCACCACCTACGGACGGATCGTTATGTGTGCCTCCTTCGGCACACTGATCTACCTGGTTCTGGAAAAGATCTTCCAGGCAGAGGGCATTATGTACGTGCCCATGGGCTGTCAGCTGGTGGGGGCTGTGGTAAATATCATCCTTGACCCCATTATGATCTTCGGAAAATTTGGCTGCCCGAAAATGGGGGTGGCCGGGGCCGCCATCGCCACGGTCATCGGCCAGATCGTGTCCCTGGTACTCATTGTGATGCTGTATCGGAGAGGTGGTTCCCAGGTAAAGGTGCGGCTGGAATATATGCGGTTCAACGGCATTATCATGGGAAATATTTATAAAATTGCCATCCCGTCCACCCTGGTGATGTGCATGCCGTCTATCCTTGTCAGCGTGCTCAACGGCATCCTGACATCAGCTTCCCAGGTGGGCGTGGCGGCCTTTGGCCTGTACTATAAATTGCAGACGTTTGTTTACCAGCCGTCCAGCGGTCTGGTGCAGGCACTGCGTCCCATCGTGGGTTACAACTATGGCGCCCGCAATTACAAGCGGATGAATGAGACGGTGCGCACCGGTCTTCTGGTGGTGGGTGTCATCATGACTGTGGGAACCGTGCTGTTTCTGGCAGTGCCCGGCTTCATCCTGTCCTTCTTCCATGCCCAGGGAGAGCTGCTGACCATCAGCACCGCCTGCCTGCGTATCATCAGCACCGGCTTTATCATTTCCTCGGTGGGCGTGGTGCTGGCCGGAACCTTTGAGGCACTGGGCATCGGCAAATATTCCCTGACCATTTCCCTGCTCCGGCAGATGACGGTCATCCCGATCCTGGCGCCCATCATGGTGCGCATTGCCGGATTAAACGGCATCTGGGTCACCTTCCCGCTGGCGGAGATCGCGGCGGCAGTGGTGGGCGGCCTGCTGTACCGGAAGGTGCTGCGGCATCTGCCCGGGCAGAATGCCTGA
- a CDS encoding radical SAM protein — MEIRTFSSCCLCPRDCGAKRSQGQRGRCGVTETLRVARAALHYWEEPCVSGENGSGAVFFSGCNLGCVFCQNRDISDGRAGKDISPERLLEIFFSLKKQGADNINLVTPSHYLPALAPVLQEARDSGLDLPIVYNTGGYEYPEALRLLDGLVDIYLPDFKYMDPALAARYSQAPDYPDRAKEALAEMVRQTGEAVFDEAGMMKRGVIVRHLALPGQLSDSMSVLAYLHETYGEQIFLSIMNQYTPMPGIEKTFPELGRKLSADEYDTLVDYAVLLGVENGFIQEGDTAEESFIPPFDLEGV; from the coding sequence ATGGAGATAAGGACATTTTCTTCCTGCTGTCTCTGTCCGAGAGACTGCGGGGCAAAACGAAGTCAGGGACAGCGGGGGCGCTGCGGCGTAACGGAAACGCTGCGGGTGGCCCGGGCGGCGCTGCATTACTGGGAAGAGCCGTGCGTTTCCGGGGAAAACGGTTCCGGCGCGGTGTTTTTCTCCGGCTGTAATCTGGGCTGCGTCTTCTGCCAGAACCGGGATATTTCCGATGGAAGGGCGGGCAAAGACATTTCCCCGGAGCGGCTTCTGGAGATTTTCTTTTCTCTGAAAAAACAGGGGGCGGACAACATCAATCTGGTGACGCCCTCCCATTACCTTCCGGCGCTGGCGCCGGTGCTCCAAGAGGCACGGGACAGCGGACTGGATCTGCCCATCGTGTACAACACCGGCGGGTATGAGTATCCGGAGGCACTGCGGCTGCTGGACGGACTGGTGGATATTTACCTGCCGGACTTCAAATATATGGATCCGGCGCTGGCGGCGCGTTACAGTCAGGCGCCGGACTATCCCGACCGGGCAAAGGAAGCGCTGGCGGAAATGGTGCGGCAGACTGGGGAGGCCGTCTTTGATGAAGCCGGAATGATGAAGCGGGGCGTTATCGTGCGTCATCTGGCCCTGCCGGGGCAGCTGTCGGATTCCATGTCGGTGCTGGCCTATCTCCATGAGACGTATGGCGAGCAGATATTTTTGAGCATCATGAACCAGTACACGCCCATGCCGGGCATCGAAAAAACATTTCCCGAGTTGGGAAGGAAGCTTTCGGCGGATGAATATGACACGTTGGTGGACTACGCGGTGCTGCTTGGGGTGGAAAATGGATTTATCCAGGAAGGAGATACCGCCGAGGAAAGCTTTATTCCGCCGTTTGATTTAGAAGGTGTGTAG
- a CDS encoding glycosyltransferase family 39 protein has translation MKKSFERDGVLMLALLFVAVLGGWELFRLLNGLLGGSYGTRPCLFLFAVLLVWAAVLTGKKRWTEARAVDGIFVASLCLKLDYIFYTSCYMRQQDTLIFDYPMGHLGYIGYLYYNHHLPDFDTRTAWSFSHPPLHHAIAALWVKLNVKLGVELELAIENIQLLTVFYSMGILLFAYLILKEFEVKGKALYAGLLLIAFHPTLVLLSGSVNNDELALFFMMGAVLYTIRWYRDSSLKNILILAVMIGCAMMAKVSAGLVAPAVAVVFLVKLWRERKNWKRYFGQFIPFGLVVFPLGLWAPLRNKLLFGVPLNYAEKLKLDDPQFIGNIPVLKRFFDFSPYQFAHLDVQFEEAGTYREFNVFLGLLKTAIFGQTDFYQESRGLTIAGTVLFWMNVGLVALAAYAIVRSIVTYRHHLTMEKWFLLLGSAVYLLSYFQFCLEYPHICTMNVRYILLLLFTGLFFACIWGQEREADGHGAWSRALLWISGVWACVSAAMFVLLGAL, from the coding sequence ATGAAAAAAAGTTTTGAACGGGACGGTGTGCTGATGCTGGCCTTGCTGTTTGTCGCGGTGCTGGGGGGCTGGGAGCTGTTCCGGCTGCTCAACGGTCTGCTGGGCGGCAGCTACGGCACCAGACCCTGTCTTTTCCTGTTTGCTGTCTTACTGGTGTGGGCTGCGGTGCTCACCGGGAAAAAGCGGTGGACAGAGGCACGGGCGGTGGACGGCATTTTTGTGGCCAGCCTCTGCCTGAAGCTTGATTATATTTTTTATACAAGCTGCTATATGCGGCAGCAGGATACGCTGATTTTTGACTATCCCATGGGCCATCTGGGCTACATCGGTTATCTGTATTACAATCACCATCTGCCGGATTTTGACACCCGGACGGCCTGGAGCTTTTCCCATCCGCCGCTGCACCATGCCATTGCGGCACTGTGGGTGAAGCTGAATGTGAAGCTGGGCGTGGAGCTGGAGCTGGCCATTGAAAATATCCAGCTGCTGACGGTGTTTTATTCCATGGGCATTCTGCTGTTTGCCTATCTGATTTTGAAAGAATTCGAAGTAAAAGGGAAAGCGCTGTACGCGGGGCTTCTGCTCATCGCCTTTCATCCCACGCTGGTGCTGCTCTCCGGCAGTGTGAACAACGACGAGCTGGCGCTGTTTTTCATGATGGGGGCGGTGCTTTACACCATCCGCTGGTATCGGGACAGTTCCCTGAAAAATATCCTCATTCTGGCGGTGATGATAGGCTGTGCCATGATGGCGAAAGTCTCTGCCGGGCTGGTGGCTCCGGCGGTGGCGGTGGTTTTTCTTGTGAAGCTGTGGCGGGAGCGGAAAAACTGGAAACGGTATTTCGGCCAGTTTATCCCCTTTGGTCTGGTGGTATTTCCTCTGGGGCTGTGGGCGCCGCTGCGCAACAAGCTTCTGTTCGGCGTACCGCTGAATTATGCGGAAAAACTAAAGCTGGACGATCCCCAGTTCATCGGCAATATTCCGGTGTTGAAGCGGTTCTTTGATTTTTCCCCGTATCAGTTCGCTCATCTGGATGTGCAGTTCGAGGAGGCGGGCACCTACCGGGAATTCAATGTATTTCTGGGGCTTTTGAAGACGGCCATCTTTGGACAGACGGATTTTTATCAGGAAAGCAGAGGGCTCACCATCGCCGGGACGGTATTGTTCTGGATGAATGTGGGGCTGGTGGCGCTGGCAGCTTACGCCATTGTCCGCAGCATCGTGACGTACCGGCATCATTTAACTATGGAAAAATGGTTCCTGCTGCTGGGATCTGCAGTGTATCTGCTGTCCTATTTTCAATTTTGTCTGGAATATCCCCATATCTGCACGATGAATGTGCGATACATTCTGCTGCTGCTGTTCACCGGCCTGTTTTTTGCCTGCATCTGGGGGCAGGAGCGGGAAGCGGACGGCCATGGGGCCTGGAGCCGGGCGCTGCTTTGGATCTCCGGCGTGTGGGCCTGCGTATCTGCGGCCATGTTCGTGCTGCTGGGGGCGCTGTGA
- a CDS encoding YkgJ family cysteine cluster protein — protein MIREVDLQEISDGKLYTANDLVKAGCNDCAGCSACCRGMGNSIVLDPLDMHRLCQGLSLPPEEVLSRALELHVVDGLILPNLKMAGAEEACAFLNEEGRCSVHPYRPGICRLFPLGRVYEEESFRYFLQTDECKKENRTKVKVKKWLDVPDVAAYERFVCMWHFFLKRMGELLASGNEEEQKQMNLYLLRLFFLTPYDGARDFYGQVDARIQTVNRLFGE, from the coding sequence ATGATACGAGAGGTTGATTTACAGGAAATCTCAGATGGAAAGCTGTACACGGCCAACGACCTGGTGAAAGCGGGCTGCAACGACTGCGCGGGCTGTTCTGCCTGCTGCCGGGGCATGGGAAACAGTATCGTGCTGGATCCGCTGGACATGCACCGGCTCTGTCAGGGGCTTTCCCTGCCGCCGGAGGAAGTATTGTCCCGGGCGCTGGAGCTGCACGTGGTGGACGGTCTGATCCTGCCCAACCTGAAAATGGCGGGAGCGGAGGAAGCCTGTGCCTTTTTAAATGAAGAGGGCCGCTGTTCGGTGCATCCGTACCGGCCGGGCATCTGTCGGCTGTTTCCCCTGGGGCGGGTGTACGAAGAGGAATCTTTCCGGTATTTTTTACAGACCGATGAGTGTAAAAAAGAGAACCGCACGAAGGTAAAGGTGAAGAAATGGCTGGATGTGCCGGATGTGGCCGCCTATGAGCGGTTCGTCTGTATGTGGCATTTTTTCCTGAAACGGATGGGGGAGCTGCTGGCTTCGGGAAATGAGGAGGAGCAAAAGCAGATGAACCTGTATCTGCTGCGGTTATTTTTCCTGACGCCCTATGACGGGGCCCGGGATTTTTACGGACAGGTGGATGCCCGGATCCAGACGGTAAACCGACTGTTCGGAGAGTGA
- a CDS encoding RsmB/NOP family class I SAM-dependent RNA methyltransferase encodes MELPKAFEERMRRLLGEEYEDFRAAYEQPEAQALRVNTGKLSKEAFLSLAPFSLERVPWTRNGFYYGKEDRPGRHVYHEAGLYYMQEPSAMAVGELAGARPGERVLDLCAAPGGKTTHLASDMKSVGLLVSNEIHPARAKILAQNVERMGIAHAVVTNETPDRLAERFPAFFHRIVVDAPCSGEGMFRKDPEACEQWSPDNVKHCAERQQGILEAAARMLLPGGTLVYSTCTFAPEENEGTIGAFLELHPDFHLVRKAPFDGWFAPGHPEWVEHALQSTVETYRLWPHKLRGEGHFAAVLVRDGTYPESTLLGVPGSTDAGNESKVPAQEKKQKKNKGGKSVSALDEARLLFSQFVKDALVEPEVVMHGAQEMRNGNAIDEKRSAQPKDQCSEMEKTSKGQIQIETNGEKLALLVTLQIQAALAGAPGSAHLELFGDHLWLVPSAVDLNGLKVLRAGLELGTLKKNRFEPAQALAQALRAEEAKSCCDTKVCAGDDRAVRYLRGESLPADAPGADGWCLVLADGYPLGWGKRTGDVVKNHYPKGLRKERG; translated from the coding sequence ATGGAACTGCCAAAAGCATTTGAGGAGCGGATGAGACGGCTCCTCGGGGAAGAATATGAGGATTTCCGGGCGGCTTATGAGCAGCCGGAGGCCCAGGCTCTGCGGGTGAATACCGGGAAGCTTTCAAAAGAAGCCTTCCTTTCGCTGGCTCCCTTTTCTCTGGAACGGGTGCCCTGGACGAGAAACGGCTTTTATTATGGAAAGGAAGACCGGCCTGGTCGGCATGTGTACCACGAGGCGGGACTTTACTATATGCAGGAGCCCAGCGCCATGGCGGTGGGAGAGCTGGCAGGAGCAAGACCCGGGGAGCGGGTGCTGGACCTGTGTGCGGCTCCCGGCGGCAAGACGACCCATCTTGCCTCGGACATGAAGAGCGTGGGTCTGCTGGTGTCCAACGAGATCCACCCGGCCCGGGCGAAGATCCTGGCTCAGAATGTGGAGCGGATGGGCATTGCCCACGCAGTGGTGACCAACGAGACGCCGGATCGGCTGGCGGAGCGGTTTCCGGCATTCTTTCACCGGATCGTGGTGGACGCTCCCTGCTCCGGCGAGGGCATGTTCCGCAAAGACCCGGAGGCGTGTGAACAGTGGAGCCCGGACAATGTGAAGCACTGTGCAGAACGGCAGCAGGGCATTCTGGAAGCGGCGGCCCGGATGCTGCTGCCCGGCGGGACGCTGGTGTACTCCACATGTACGTTTGCACCGGAGGAAAATGAGGGAACCATCGGGGCATTTCTGGAGCTGCATCCCGATTTTCATTTGGTGCGCAAAGCCCCCTTTGACGGCTGGTTCGCGCCGGGACATCCGGAATGGGTGGAACATGCGCTGCAAAGTACAGTAGAAACGTACCGATTGTGGCCCCATAAGCTGCGGGGCGAGGGCCATTTCGCGGCAGTGCTTGTGCGGGACGGCACATACCCGGAGAGTACGCTGCTGGGCGTGCCTGGATCGACAGATGCCGGAAACGAAAGCAAAGTCCCGGCCCAGGAAAAGAAGCAGAAGAAAAACAAAGGCGGCAAGAGCGTGTCTGCGCTGGACGAGGCAAGGCTGTTGTTTTCGCAGTTTGTGAAGGATGCTCTGGTGGAACCGGAAGTTGTGATGCATGGGGCACAGGAGATGCGAAACGGAAATGCAATAGATGAGAAGCGGTCTGCGCAGCCGAAAGATCAGTGCTCTGAGATGGAGAAAACGTCGAAAGGGCAGATACAGATCGAGACAAATGGAGAAAAACTGGCCTTGCTAGTGACTTTGCAAATCCAGGCAGCCCTTGCCGGTGCGCCAGGCAGCGCCCATCTGGAGCTGTTCGGCGATCATCTGTGGCTGGTGCCGTCTGCTGTGGATCTGAATGGCCTCAAGGTATTGCGGGCGGGACTGGAACTGGGAACATTGAAGAAGAACCGGTTTGAACCGGCCCAGGCGCTGGCCCAGGCACTGCGGGCCGAAGAGGCGAAAAGCTGCTGTGACACAAAAGTTTGCGCAGGCGATGACCGGGCGGTGCGGTATCTTAGGGGCGAGAGCCTGCCGGCGGACGCGCCCGGGGCGGATGGCTGGTGTCTGGTGCTGGCGGACGGTTATCCGCTGGGCTGGGGCAAGCGAACCGGGGATGTGGTGAAAAATCATTATCCCAAGGGCCTGCGGAAAGAAAGAGGATAA
- the nth gene encoding endonuclease III translates to MTKKEMALTVIERLKAEYPDAGCTLDYNEAWKLLVSVRLAAQCTDARVNVVVEDLYKKFPDVDALAAATPEEIEAIVKPCGLGKSKARDISACMKILKEQYGGKVPDDFDALLKLPGVGRKSANLIMGDVFGKPAIVTDTHCIRLVNRMGLVDQIKEPKKVEMALWKLIPPEEGSDFCHRLVYHGREVCTARTKPYCDRCCLNDICPKIGV, encoded by the coding sequence ATGACAAAGAAGGAAATGGCGCTGACTGTCATCGAGCGCCTGAAAGCAGAATACCCGGATGCGGGATGTACGCTGGATTACAACGAAGCCTGGAAGCTTCTGGTGAGCGTGCGCCTGGCAGCCCAGTGTACCGACGCCCGCGTCAACGTGGTGGTGGAGGATTTATATAAGAAGTTCCCGGATGTGGATGCCTTGGCGGCAGCAACGCCGGAGGAGATCGAGGCCATTGTGAAGCCCTGCGGGCTGGGCAAAAGCAAGGCCAGAGACATCAGCGCCTGTATGAAAATCTTAAAAGAACAGTACGGCGGCAAGGTGCCGGATGATTTCGACGCGCTGTTAAAGCTGCCCGGTGTGGGCAGAAAGAGTGCCAACCTGATCATGGGGGATGTGTTCGGCAAGCCCGCCATCGTCACAGACACCCACTGCATCCGTCTGGTGAACCGCATGGGGCTGGTGGATCAGATCAAGGAGCCGAAGAAGGTGGAGATGGCGCTGTGGAAGCTGATCCCGCCGGAGGAGGGCAGCGATTTCTGCCATCGGCTGGTGTACCACGGAAGGGAAGTGTGCACGGCCCGGACGAAGCCCTATTGCGACAGATGCTGTCTGAATGACATCTGTCCGAAGATCGGAGTGTAG
- a CDS encoding ammonium transporter, translating into MYSSVDVIWTLLGAAMVFFMQAGFALCEAGMTRAKNTGNILMKNLMDFCIGTPCYWLVGFGIMFGGTGALIGGFDPFIRGTYDFGTLPTMCYVIFQTVFCATAATIVSGSMAERTNFKAYCAYSALISLVVYPISGHWIWGGGWLSALGFHDFAGSTAVHMVGGVTACIGAKMLGPRIGKYGKDGRARAIPGHNLTAAALGVFILWFCWFGFNGCSTVAMSSDADMVSASQIFMNTNMAAAIATCTVMIFTWIRYKKPDVSMSLNGSLAGLVAITAGCDMVSVTGAFFIGLIAGIAIVLSVEFFDNKAKIDDPVGAISVHGVCGALGTILTGFFALDGGVFYGGGFHFLGVQILGVVSVIAWVLVSMNIIFRVIDKVIGLRVPADVEIDGLDYHEHGLVSAYSGFSITDVATGMEVNDNTDLGESEYARASQKQREAAVSVTRTESIGGTATGMYKVSIIAKHSRYDKLKNALNELGVTGMTVTQVMGCGIQKGAGEKYRGAELDVNVLPKMKIEVIVGNIPVEKVIETAKKALYTGHIGDGKIFVYDVQKVVKVRTGEEDLDALKDVE; encoded by the coding sequence ATGTATTCATCTGTAGACGTCATCTGGACCCTGTTAGGCGCTGCAATGGTATTCTTCATGCAGGCCGGCTTCGCACTCTGTGAAGCGGGAATGACCCGGGCGAAAAACACCGGCAACATTCTGATGAAAAACCTTATGGATTTCTGTATTGGAACACCCTGTTACTGGCTGGTAGGCTTCGGCATCATGTTCGGAGGCACCGGCGCCCTGATCGGCGGTTTTGATCCGTTCATCCGCGGCACCTACGATTTCGGAACCCTTCCCACCATGTGCTACGTGATTTTCCAGACAGTGTTCTGTGCAACCGCAGCAACCATCGTATCCGGTTCCATGGCAGAGCGTACCAATTTCAAAGCATACTGCGCATACAGTGCACTGATCTCCCTCGTGGTATATCCCATCTCCGGTCACTGGATCTGGGGCGGCGGCTGGCTTTCCGCTCTGGGCTTTCATGATTTTGCAGGAAGCACCGCAGTCCATATGGTAGGCGGCGTGACCGCCTGCATCGGCGCCAAGATGCTTGGACCCCGTATTGGAAAATATGGAAAAGACGGCAGAGCCCGTGCGATTCCCGGACACAACCTGACTGCAGCAGCCCTGGGTGTCTTCATCCTCTGGTTCTGCTGGTTCGGTTTCAACGGCTGCAGCACCGTTGCCATGAGCTCTGATGCAGATATGGTCAGTGCCAGCCAGATTTTCATGAACACCAACATGGCAGCAGCTATTGCTACCTGCACCGTTATGATCTTTACCTGGATCCGCTATAAGAAACCCGATGTTTCCATGTCCTTAAACGGTTCCCTGGCAGGTCTGGTGGCCATCACCGCAGGCTGCGATATGGTATCCGTTACCGGCGCCTTTTTCATTGGTCTCATCGCAGGTATTGCCATTGTCCTTTCCGTAGAGTTCTTTGATAACAAAGCAAAAATCGACGATCCGGTGGGCGCCATCTCCGTACATGGCGTATGTGGTGCCCTGGGTACTATCCTCACCGGCTTCTTCGCCCTGGACGGCGGCGTGTTCTACGGCGGCGGTTTCCATTTCCTGGGCGTTCAGATTTTAGGTGTGGTTTCCGTTATCGCATGGGTACTCGTAAGCATGAACATCATTTTCCGCGTCATCGACAAGGTCATCGGCCTTCGTGTACCGGCTGATGTGGAGATCGACGGCCTGGATTACCATGAGCACGGTCTTGTCAGCGCTTACTCCGGTTTCTCCATTACAGACGTGGCAACCGGCATGGAAGTCAACGACAACACCGATCTGGGCGAGAGCGAATACGCAAGAGCTTCCCAGAAACAACGTGAAGCTGCTGTCAGCGTGACCCGCACCGAGTCCATCGGCGGCACCGCAACCGGCATGTACAAGGTATCCATCATTGCCAAGCATTCCCGTTATGACAAGCTGAAAAATGCCCTCAATGAACTGGGCGTTACCGGCATGACCGTCACACAGGTGATGGGCTGCGGCATCCAGAAGGGCGCAGGCGAGAAATATCGTGGTGCTGAGCTGGATGTGAACGTTCTGCCGAAGATGAAGATCGAGGTCATCGTCGGAAACATCCCGGTGGAAAAAGTCATCGAGACAGCCAAGAAAGCCCTCTACACCGGCCACATCGGCGACGGCAAGATTTTCGTATACGATGTACAGAAGGTGGTAAAGGTTCGTACCGGAGAGGAAGATCTGGACGCACTGAAAGATGTCGAGTAA
- a CDS encoding EAL domain-containing protein, whose product MLDRYGLDPSLIEVELTETATVNDYDNVRRMFQDFQAAGFQTSMDDFGAGYSILNVVVDVPVNAVKLDKAFLMYCMASEKGRTFLQSVIRVMKGLEYKVICEGIETKEQAEFLRQAGCDLGQGYWFSKPIPAAEYEKIIEK is encoded by the coding sequence GTGCTGGACCGGTATGGCCTGGATCCGTCACTCATCGAGGTGGAACTGACAGAGACGGCCACGGTCAACGATTATGACAATGTCCGGCGGATGTTTCAGGATTTCCAGGCAGCTGGATTTCAGACGTCCATGGATGATTTCGGCGCCGGCTATTCCATTCTGAACGTGGTGGTGGATGTGCCGGTGAATGCGGTGAAGCTGGATAAGGCATTTCTCATGTACTGTATGGCTTCTGAAAAGGGAAGGACATTCCTGCAGTCGGTGATCCGTGTCATGAAGGGACTGGAATACAAGGTGATCTGTGAGGGCATCGAGACGAAAGAACAGGCAGAGTTTCTGCGGCAGGCCGGATGTGATCTGGGGCAGGGCTACTGGTTTTCCAAGCCCATTCCGGCAGCGGAATACGAGAAGATCATAGAAAAGTAA